The Palleronia sp. THAF1 genome window below encodes:
- a CDS encoding NADH-quinone oxidoreductase subunit D, which yields MKDNNFDDARTGEQSIRNFNINFGPQHPAAHGVLRLVLELDGEIVERCDPHIGLLHRGTEKLMESRTYLQNLPYLDRLDYVAPMNQEHAWCLAIERLTGTEVPRRGQLIRVLFCEIGRILSHLLNVTTQAMDVGALTPPLWGFEEREKLMNFYDRACGARLHANYFRPGGVHQDLPPKLIEDIDAWCDPFLDVLDDIDGLITDNRIFKQRNVDIGIVHQKIIEDWSFSGVMVRGSGLAWDLRRAQPYECYDEFDFQIPVGKNGDCYDRYLVRMQEMKESVKIIRQACEKLRNEPGPVMYRGKLSPPTRSDMKTSMEALIHHFKLYTEGFHVPAGEVYAAVEAPKGEFGVYMVADGSNKPYRAKLRAPGYLHLQAMDHITKGHQLADVSAIIGTLDVVFGEIDR from the coding sequence ATGAAGGACAACAACTTCGATGACGCTCGCACCGGCGAGCAGAGCATCCGCAACTTCAACATCAACTTCGGCCCGCAACACCCTGCGGCGCACGGTGTTTTGCGCTTGGTGCTAGAGCTGGACGGCGAGATCGTGGAACGCTGCGACCCGCATATCGGCCTGCTGCACCGCGGGACCGAGAAGCTGATGGAAAGCCGCACCTACCTTCAAAACCTGCCGTATCTGGACCGACTCGATTACGTGGCCCCGATGAACCAGGAACACGCGTGGTGCTTGGCCATCGAGCGTCTGACCGGCACCGAAGTGCCCCGTCGCGGCCAGCTGATCCGGGTCCTGTTCTGCGAAATCGGGCGCATTTTGTCCCATCTGCTGAACGTGACCACGCAGGCGATGGACGTGGGCGCCCTGACCCCGCCGCTGTGGGGCTTTGAAGAGCGTGAGAAGTTGATGAACTTCTACGACCGTGCCTGCGGTGCGCGTCTGCACGCCAACTACTTCCGCCCCGGCGGCGTGCACCAGGACCTGCCGCCCAAGCTGATCGAGGATATCGACGCCTGGTGCGATCCGTTCCTTGACGTGCTTGACGACATCGACGGTCTGATCACTGACAACCGCATCTTCAAACAGCGCAACGTCGACATCGGCATCGTCCATCAGAAAATTATCGAAGACTGGAGCTTCTCCGGCGTCATGGTGCGCGGCTCTGGCCTTGCATGGGACCTGCGCCGCGCGCAGCCGTATGAGTGCTACGACGAGTTCGATTTCCAGATCCCTGTCGGCAAGAATGGCGACTGCTACGACCGTTACCTTGTACGGATGCAGGAGATGAAGGAATCGGTGAAGATCATCCGTCAGGCCTGCGAAAAGCTTCGGAACGAACCCGGCCCGGTGATGTATCGCGGCAAGCTGTCGCCGCCGACTCGGTCGGACATGAAGACCTCGATGGAAGCGCTGATCCACCATTTCAAGCTTTATACCGAAGGCTTCCACGTGCCTGCGGGCGAGGTCTACGCCGCCGTGGAAGCGCCAAAGGGAGAGTTCGGCGTTTACATGGTCGCCGATGGGTCCAACAAACCCTACCGCGCCAAGCTGCGCGCACCGGGTTACCTGCACCTGCAGGCGATGGACCACATTACCAAGGGCCACCAGCTGGCGGACGTGTCGGCCATCATCGGCACGCTCGACGTCGTGTTCGGAGAGATCGACCGCTAG
- a CDS encoding NADH-quinone oxidoreductase subunit E produces MLRRLHPEQPDSFVFTEENRKWAEGQISKFPEGRQASAIIPLLWRAQEQEGWLSRKAIEHVAGMLDLAYIRALEVATFYFMFQLQPVGSVAHIQICGTTSCMICGAEDLVAVCKDKIAKKPHALSDDGKFSWEEVECLGACANAPMAQIGKDYYEDLTAEGFAQLLDEMAAGKVPQPGSQAGRFASEPAGGITSLTDIEKVNGYNASVTLAEEIGDTLKRIDGTEVPLRTPWRPVEDSAAAAPPDVNDDLLPPKAPIKGETPDQKGFAEVGNGAVSRQAAEADDAARPNEGEVVGDAIPEGGHDKPMSDAHHGAGESTTDISEDSRETSAHSGSGPSDTAHGTDANNAAAADVPEGEETKPAMLDEARDNRPDDLKRIKGIGPALERMLNEMGVYHFDQIAGWAAKELAWVDRNLEGFKGRATRDNWIGQAKGLAQDGQTNT; encoded by the coding sequence ATGCTCCGTCGTCTTCATCCCGAGCAGCCCGACAGTTTCGTCTTCACCGAAGAGAACCGGAAATGGGCCGAAGGGCAGATTTCCAAGTTCCCCGAAGGTCGGCAGGCCAGCGCCATCATTCCGCTGCTGTGGCGCGCGCAGGAACAAGAGGGCTGGTTGAGCCGGAAGGCCATCGAACACGTCGCGGGGATGCTCGATCTCGCCTATATCCGCGCGCTGGAAGTCGCGACCTTCTACTTCATGTTCCAGCTTCAGCCGGTTGGGTCGGTCGCCCACATCCAGATCTGCGGCACGACGTCCTGCATGATCTGCGGCGCGGAAGACCTTGTGGCGGTGTGCAAGGACAAGATCGCCAAGAAGCCCCACGCGCTGTCGGACGACGGCAAGTTCTCGTGGGAAGAGGTCGAGTGTCTGGGGGCCTGCGCCAACGCGCCGATGGCCCAGATCGGCAAGGACTACTACGAGGATTTGACGGCGGAAGGCTTCGCGCAATTGCTGGACGAAATGGCGGCGGGCAAGGTGCCGCAGCCCGGATCGCAAGCGGGCCGTTTCGCGTCGGAGCCTGCGGGTGGGATCACCTCGCTGACGGATATCGAGAAGGTGAATGGGTACAACGCTTCCGTCACGCTGGCGGAAGAAATCGGCGACACGCTCAAGCGGATCGACGGCACGGAAGTGCCGCTGCGCACGCCGTGGCGTCCGGTCGAAGACAGCGCCGCTGCCGCACCGCCCGACGTGAATGACGACCTGCTGCCGCCAAAGGCGCCCATCAAGGGGGAAACGCCGGATCAGAAAGGCTTCGCCGAGGTCGGCAACGGCGCCGTTTCCCGCCAGGCCGCCGAGGCTGACGATGCCGCACGCCCCAATGAGGGGGAGGTCGTGGGCGACGCGATCCCCGAAGGCGGCCACGACAAACCGATGTCCGACGCGCACCACGGTGCGGGCGAGAGCACGACCGATATCTCCGAGGACAGCCGCGAAACCTCCGCGCATTCGGGCAGCGGTCCTTCGGACACGGCCCATGGTACCGATGCAAACAACGCCGCCGCTGCCGATGTGCCGGAAGGCGAAGAGACCAAGCCGGCGATGCTGGACGAAGCGCGCGACAATCGCCCCGACGATCTCAAGCGGATCAAGGGCATCGGACCGGCGCTGGAGCGAATGCTGAACGAGATGGGAGTCTACCATTTCGACCAGATCGCGGGCTGGGCCGCTAAAGAATTGGCGTGGGTCGATCGCAACCTTGAAGGCTTCAAGGGCCGGGCCACGCGGGACAACTGGATCGGCCAGGCCAAGGGTCTTGCGCAAGATGGGCAGACAAACACCTGA
- a CDS encoding DUF5337 domain-containing protein produces MAKDDLKTGKQARNIGVIMAMTMIMWMGLQLTGSALGLPQQLVFIVDIAALAVFVWALVATFRIWQKRRDDAK; encoded by the coding sequence ATGGCAAAGGACGATCTGAAAACCGGCAAGCAAGCCCGCAACATCGGCGTCATCATGGCGATGACCATGATCATGTGGATGGGGCTGCAACTGACCGGCAGCGCGCTGGGATTGCCGCAGCAACTGGTGTTCATCGTCGATATCGCGGCGCTTGCTGTTTTCGTCTGGGCGCTGGTCGCGACATTTCGCATCTGGCAAAAGCGCCGCGACGACGCCAAATAA
- the nuoF gene encoding NADH-quinone oxidoreductase subunit NuoF codes for MLDDKDRIFTNLYGMGDRSLAGAKARGQWDGTADLIGKGRDWIIQEMKDSGLRGRGGAGFPTGLKWSFMPKESDGRPSYLVVNADESEPGTCKDREIMRHDPHTLIEGCLIASFAMNAHACYIYIRGEYIREKEALQAAIDAAYDDGLLGKNAAGSGWDFDLYLAHGAGAYICGEETALIESLEGKKGMPRLKPPFPAGAGLYGCPTTVNNVESIAVVPTILRRGASWFSSFGRENNVGTKIFAISGHVNKPCVVEEAMSISFEELIEKHCGGIRGGWDNLKAVIPGGSSVPCVRGENMRDAIMDFDYLRNDLQSGLGTAAVIVMDKDTDIIKAIWRLAAFYKHESCGQCTPCREGTGWMMRVMERLVRGDAEVEEIDMLLDVTKQVEGHTICALGDAAAWPIQGLIRNFRDEIEDRIKHKRPIAAE; via the coding sequence ATGCTCGACGACAAGGACCGCATCTTCACGAATCTCTACGGTATGGGCGATCGCAGCCTTGCCGGTGCGAAGGCGCGTGGCCAGTGGGACGGAACGGCTGACCTGATCGGCAAGGGGCGCGACTGGATCATTCAAGAGATGAAGGATTCGGGCCTGCGCGGGCGCGGCGGAGCCGGTTTTCCGACGGGTCTGAAGTGGTCTTTCATGCCCAAGGAATCGGACGGTCGACCCAGCTATCTGGTCGTGAATGCCGACGAGTCAGAGCCGGGCACCTGCAAGGACCGCGAGATCATGCGGCATGATCCGCACACGTTGATCGAAGGCTGCCTGATCGCGTCTTTCGCGATGAACGCGCACGCCTGCTACATCTACATCCGTGGCGAATACATCCGCGAGAAAGAGGCGCTGCAGGCCGCGATCGACGCCGCATACGACGACGGGCTTCTGGGCAAGAATGCCGCCGGATCGGGCTGGGACTTCGATCTTTATCTCGCGCATGGGGCAGGGGCCTACATCTGCGGCGAAGAGACGGCACTGATCGAATCGCTCGAAGGCAAGAAGGGTATGCCCCGCCTCAAGCCGCCGTTCCCGGCGGGTGCGGGCCTGTATGGTTGCCCGACCACGGTGAACAACGTCGAATCCATCGCCGTCGTGCCTACGATTCTGCGGCGCGGAGCGTCGTGGTTCAGCAGTTTCGGTCGCGAAAACAACGTCGGCACCAAGATCTTCGCGATCTCTGGCCACGTGAACAAGCCGTGCGTCGTGGAAGAGGCGATGTCGATCTCGTTCGAAGAACTGATCGAGAAGCACTGCGGCGGCATTCGGGGCGGATGGGACAACCTGAAGGCCGTGATTCCCGGTGGCTCGTCCGTGCCGTGTGTGCGTGGCGAAAACATGCGCGATGCGATCATGGACTTCGACTACCTGCGCAACGACCTGCAATCGGGTCTGGGCACTGCGGCCGTCATCGTGATGGACAAGGACACCGACATCATCAAGGCGATCTGGCGTCTGGCCGCGTTCTACAAGCACGAGTCCTGCGGGCAGTGTACACCCTGCCGTGAAGGCACTGGCTGGATGATGCGAGTGATGGAACGTCTGGTGCGCGGCGATGCCGAGGTCGAGGAAATCGACATGCTGCTCGATGTGACGAAGCAGGTCGAGGGCCACACGATCTGCGCCCTTGGCGACGCGGCGGCCTGGCCGATCCAAGGTCTGATCCGCAACTTCCGCGACGAGATCGAAGATCGTATCAAACACAAGCGTCCCATCGCTGCCGAGTAA
- a CDS encoding DUF5333 domain-containing protein yields MKQLLLGAVLSATVGTGAAAAQTGLEQDQTVLQGFYAIGLADEVRKNCPTISPRLVRAYTFLKSLESYAKNAGYTDADIDALRDSAARDRLEAQVRSDLSARGARPGNTAGYCQVGREEIARGTQAGKLLQSN; encoded by the coding sequence ATGAAACAATTGCTTTTAGGTGCGGTGCTGTCGGCGACAGTCGGCACAGGCGCCGCAGCGGCGCAGACCGGACTAGAACAGGACCAGACCGTCTTGCAGGGCTTCTACGCCATCGGCTTGGCGGATGAGGTGCGCAAAAACTGCCCCACGATCTCACCTCGATTGGTGCGGGCCTATACGTTCCTGAAGTCGCTTGAGTCCTATGCCAAGAACGCAGGTTACACCGACGCGGACATCGACGCGTTGCGCGACTCAGCCGCGCGCGACCGGCTAGAGGCGCAGGTGCGTTCCGATCTGTCCGCACGCGGCGCGCGACCGGGCAATACCGCTGGTTACTGTCAGGTCGGGCGCGAGGAAATCGCGCGCGGCACGCAGGCCGGCAAACTGTTGCAGTCCAACTGA
- the nuoG gene encoding NADH-quinone oxidoreductase subunit NuoG, translated as MSDLRKIIIDGTEVEADPTMTLLQACEMVADIEIPRFCYHERLSIAGNCRMCLVEVVGGPPKPAASCAMQVKDLRPGKDGAPPEIRTTSPMVKKAREGVMEFLLINHPLDCPICDQGGECDLQDQAMAYGVDFSRFREPKRSVTNMDLGPLVGTHMTRCISCTRCVRFITEVAGMPELGQTGRGEDAEITSYLGQTLDSEMQGNIVDLCPVGALTSKPYAFTARPWELSKTETIDVMDALGSNIRVDTKGREVMRILPRNNDGVNEEWLADRSRYVWDGLKRQRLDKPYIRENGKLRPATWPEALGAAADAMRGKTVAGLVGDLAPVEAAFALKQMIEGQGGRVECRLDGANLIPGNRGAYAGTATVEQIEDAARVLIVGANPRIEAPVLNSRIRKAWVNGADIALIGEGVNLTYDYAHLGTGASDVSKLDLPEIDGETIVVVGQGVFLRDDAAAILSKLAGVGGIVTLHHAASRVGAMDLDAVTEGGLSGALDGADAIYALGVDEIDIPAGPTVIYQGSHGDRGAHRADIILPAACYTEETGIFVNTEGRPQLALRANFAPGEAKENWAILRALSAEIGAALPFDSLRDLRASLFKAVPHMRAIDAVPLNEMGDLGNGTIADGDFATTIDDHYLVNPICRASQLMAELSQHAKERKQAPLAAE; from the coding sequence ATGAGCGATCTGCGCAAGATCATCATCGACGGAACCGAGGTTGAAGCCGATCCGACGATGACCCTTCTGCAAGCCTGCGAGATGGTCGCCGACATCGAGATCCCGCGCTTTTGTTACCACGAACGGCTGTCCATCGCGGGCAACTGCCGGATGTGTCTCGTCGAAGTCGTGGGCGGCCCTCCGAAGCCAGCCGCAAGCTGCGCGATGCAGGTCAAGGATCTGCGCCCCGGCAAGGACGGTGCCCCGCCAGAGATTCGCACCACCAGCCCGATGGTGAAGAAGGCACGCGAAGGGGTGATGGAGTTCCTGCTCATCAACCACCCGCTCGACTGCCCGATCTGCGACCAGGGCGGCGAATGCGATCTGCAGGATCAGGCCATGGCCTACGGTGTCGATTTCAGCCGTTTTCGTGAGCCGAAGCGGTCCGTGACGAATATGGACCTTGGTCCGCTCGTCGGCACCCATATGACGCGCTGCATTTCCTGTACCCGTTGTGTGCGCTTCATCACCGAAGTCGCCGGGATGCCTGAGTTGGGACAGACTGGGCGCGGTGAGGATGCGGAAATCACCTCTTATCTTGGCCAGACGCTCGATTCGGAAATGCAGGGGAATATCGTCGACCTGTGCCCCGTCGGCGCGCTGACCTCCAAGCCCTACGCCTTCACCGCCCGCCCGTGGGAGCTGTCGAAGACAGAAACCATCGACGTGATGGACGCGCTCGGCTCGAATATCCGGGTGGACACGAAGGGCCGCGAAGTGATGCGGATCCTGCCGCGCAACAATGACGGCGTGAACGAAGAATGGCTGGCCGACCGCTCTCGTTACGTCTGGGACGGCCTGAAGCGTCAGCGTCTGGACAAGCCGTATATCCGCGAAAACGGCAAACTGCGCCCCGCGACTTGGCCCGAAGCGCTTGGCGCTGCCGCCGATGCAATGCGCGGCAAGACGGTGGCCGGTCTGGTCGGCGATCTGGCCCCGGTAGAGGCTGCTTTCGCGCTGAAGCAGATGATCGAAGGGCAGGGCGGTCGCGTCGAGTGTCGTCTCGACGGCGCGAACTTGATCCCCGGCAATCGGGGCGCCTACGCAGGTACCGCCACGGTCGAGCAGATTGAAGACGCCGCCCGCGTGCTGATCGTGGGCGCGAACCCTCGGATCGAAGCGCCGGTGTTGAACAGTCGTATCCGCAAGGCTTGGGTGAACGGCGCAGACATTGCCCTGATCGGCGAAGGCGTGAATTTGACCTACGACTACGCGCATCTGGGAACGGGTGCGAGCGACGTGTCGAAGCTGGACCTGCCGGAAATCGACGGAGAGACCATCGTGGTCGTGGGGCAGGGCGTGTTCCTGCGCGACGACGCGGCAGCGATCCTGTCGAAGCTGGCGGGTGTGGGTGGCATCGTCACGCTGCACCACGCGGCGAGCCGCGTCGGTGCGATGGACCTGGACGCCGTAACCGAAGGCGGTCTGTCCGGCGCTCTGGACGGGGCCGACGCGATTTATGCGCTTGGCGTGGACGAAATCGACATTCCCGCAGGTCCGACCGTGATCTACCAAGGTAGCCACGGCGACCGTGGCGCGCACCGGGCCGACATCATCCTGCCCGCCGCCTGCTACACGGAAGAAACGGGTATCTTCGTGAACACCGAAGGCCGTCCGCAGCTTGCGCTGCGCGCCAACTTCGCGCCCGGTGAGGCGAAAGAGAACTGGGCCATTCTGCGCGCTCTGTCTGCAGAAATAGGTGCGGCGCTGCCCTTTGATTCGCTGCGCGACCTGCGGGCGTCGCTGTTCAAGGCGGTCCCGCACATGAGGGCGATCGACGCGGTGCCGCTGAACGAGATGGGTGATCTGGGCAATGGCACCATCGCGGATGGCGACTTCGCCACGACGATCGACGATCATTACCTGGTGAACCCAATCTGCCGAGCCAGCCAGTTGATGGCCGAGCTGAGCCAACACGCCAAGGAACGCAAACAGGCCCCGCTCGCGGCAGAGTGA
- the nuoH gene encoding NADH-quinone oxidoreductase subunit NuoH — protein sequence MDGFFTTPLGILLIVVAQSLLIVAFVMISLLALVYGDRKIWAAVQMRRGPNVVGVFGVLQSVADALKYILKEIVIPAGADRFVFLLAPIVSFVLAMVAWAVIPFSEGWVLADINVAILFIFAVSSLEVYGVIMGGWASNSKYPFLGSLRSAAQMISYEVSLGLIIIGVIITTGSLNLSDIVRAQDGNLGLFNWYWLPHFPMVFLFFISCLAETNRPPFDLPEAESELVAGYQVEYSSTPFLLFMAGEYIAIFLLCAVTSILFFGGWLSPIPGLPDGAFWMILKMAFFFFMFAMVKAIVPRFRYDQLMRLGWKVFLPFSLIWVVIVSFLAKFELFGGAYARWAVGG from the coding sequence ATGGACGGATTTTTCACAACACCGCTGGGGATCTTGCTGATCGTCGTCGCGCAGTCCCTGCTGATCGTGGCTTTCGTGATGATCTCGCTTCTGGCGCTTGTGTATGGCGACCGGAAGATCTGGGCTGCCGTGCAGATGCGGCGCGGCCCGAACGTCGTGGGCGTCTTCGGCGTGCTGCAATCGGTGGCCGACGCGCTGAAATACATCCTGAAAGAGATCGTCATCCCCGCCGGTGCGGATCGCTTCGTTTTCCTGTTGGCGCCAATCGTCAGCTTCGTTTTGGCCATGGTCGCCTGGGCGGTGATTCCGTTCTCTGAAGGTTGGGTTCTGGCCGATATCAACGTCGCGATCCTGTTCATCTTCGCCGTATCCTCGTTGGAGGTTTATGGCGTGATCATGGGCGGTTGGGCCTCGAACTCGAAGTATCCGTTCCTGGGCTCGCTGCGGTCGGCGGCTCAGATGATTTCCTACGAGGTGTCGCTTGGTCTGATCATTATCGGTGTCATCATCACCACCGGATCGCTGAACCTGTCGGACATCGTGCGCGCGCAGGACGGCAACCTGGGCCTGTTCAATTGGTACTGGCTGCCGCACTTCCCTATGGTGTTCCTGTTCTTCATCTCGTGCCTGGCGGAGACGAACCGCCCGCCGTTCGACCTGCCAGAGGCCGAATCGGAACTCGTCGCGGGCTATCAGGTGGAATACTCTTCCACGCCGTTCCTGCTGTTCATGGCCGGCGAATACATCGCAATCTTCTTGCTCTGTGCCGTGACCTCGATCCTGTTCTTCGGCGGTTGGCTGTCGCCCATTCCCGGCCTGCCCGACGGCGCGTTCTGGATGATCCTGAAGATGGCCTTCTTCTTCTTCATGTTCGCCATGGTGAAGGCCATTGTTCCCCGTTTCCGTTACGACCAGCTGATGCGCCTTGGCTGGAAGGTCTTCCTTCCGTTCAGCCTGATCTGGGTCGTTATCGTATCGTTCCTTGCCAAGTTTGAACTGTTCGGCGGTGCCTATGCCCGCTGGGCGGTTGGAGGTTAA
- the nuoI gene encoding NADH-quinone oxidoreductase subunit NuoI: protein MSDSSFDYARAGRYWLLFDFWKGMRLGFKYFFAPKATLNYPHEKGPISPRFRGEHALRRYPNGEERCIACKLCEAVCPAQAITIDAEPREDGSRRTTRYDIDMTKCIYCGFCQEACPVDAIVEGPNFEYATETREELFYDKAKLLENGERWEAEIARNLEIDAPYR, encoded by the coding sequence ATGTCCGATTCCAGCTTCGACTACGCCCGCGCCGGCCGTTATTGGCTGCTCTTCGACTTCTGGAAGGGCATGCGCCTGGGCTTCAAGTATTTCTTCGCGCCCAAGGCGACGTTGAACTACCCGCATGAAAAAGGGCCGATTTCCCCGCGTTTCCGGGGTGAGCACGCTCTGCGTCGCTACCCGAACGGGGAAGAGCGTTGCATCGCCTGTAAATTGTGCGAAGCCGTCTGTCCCGCTCAGGCCATCACCATCGACGCCGAGCCGCGCGAAGATGGCAGCCGCCGCACCACGCGCTACGACATCGACATGACGAAGTGCATCTACTGCGGCTTCTGTCAGGAAGCTTGCCCGGTGGATGCCATCGTCGAAGGGCCGAACTTCGAATACGCGACCGAGACGCGCGAAGAGCTGTTCTACGACAAGGCCAAGCTGTTGGAGAACGGTGAACGCTGGGAAGCAGAGATCGCCCGCAACCTCGAAATCGACGCGCCTTACCGCTAA
- a CDS encoding NADH-quinone oxidoreductase subunit J, with protein sequence MTPPDFAFYLFAVLVVAAGLFTVIARNPVHSVLWLILAFLSSAGLFVLMGAEFVAMLLVIVYVGAVAVLFLFVVMMLDVDFAKLKAEMAGYMPIALLIGVVILMQLGIAFGVWQASDLAEQNVAASIARIEGSNTQAIGQLVYDDYLLLFQLAGLILLVAMIGAIVLTLRHRTGVKRQNVMDQIMRDPSTAMELKDIKPGQGL encoded by the coding sequence ATGACCCCGCCCGACTTTGCCTTCTACCTTTTCGCCGTGCTTGTTGTGGCGGCTGGCCTGTTCACCGTGATTGCGCGGAACCCGGTGCATTCGGTGCTGTGGCTGATCCTGGCGTTCCTGTCGTCGGCGGGGCTGTTCGTCCTGATGGGGGCAGAATTCGTCGCGATGCTGTTGGTCATCGTCTACGTGGGCGCCGTCGCGGTGCTGTTCCTGTTCGTCGTGATGATGCTGGACGTGGATTTCGCCAAGCTGAAGGCCGAAATGGCGGGCTATATGCCCATTGCCCTGCTGATTGGTGTCGTCATCCTGATGCAGCTGGGGATCGCATTCGGCGTCTGGCAGGCCAGCGATCTGGCCGAGCAGAACGTGGCCGCCTCCATCGCGCGGATCGAAGGGTCGAACACGCAGGCCATCGGTCAGTTGGTCTATGACGACTATCTGCTGCTGTTTCAGCTTGCCGGACTGATCCTGCTGGTCGCGATGATCGGGGCCATCGTCCTGACGCTGCGCCACCGCACGGGCGTCAAGCGCCAGAATGTGATGGATCAGATCATGCGTGACCCGTCGACTGCCATGGAACTGAAAGACATCAAGCCGGGCCAAGGCCTGTAA
- the nuoK gene encoding NADH-quinone oxidoreductase subunit NuoK, with product MIGLEHYLTVAAALFVIGIFGLFLNRKNVIIILMSIELMLLAVNINLVAFSTHLGDLVGQVFTLFVLTVAAAEAAIGLAILVCFFRNAGTIAVEDINVMKG from the coding sequence ATGATCGGACTAGAACATTACCTGACAGTCGCCGCGGCACTATTCGTCATCGGCATTTTCGGCCTGTTCCTGAATCGCAAGAACGTCATCATCATCTTGATGTCGATCGAGTTGATGCTGTTGGCCGTGAACATCAACCTCGTCGCCTTCTCGACCCATCTGGGCGATTTGGTGGGGCAGGTGTTCACGCTGTTCGTGCTGACCGTCGCCGCCGCAGAGGCCGCCATCGGCCTTGCGATCCTAGTCTGCTTCTTCCGCAATGCAGGCACGATCGCGGTCGAAGACATCAACGTGATGAAGGGCTGA